Proteins encoded together in one Mycobacterium noviomagense window:
- a CDS encoding bifunctional lysylphosphatidylglycerol flippase/synthetase MprF translates to MSSSSVDVAPKVRPSERVVVHVDSLAARWIGALALLSAACWLVAVIAHDHRHPDWQATGRLAWSLTILAAVALIARGIFLGRPVTALHASIAVLVLFAGLGAHVLSFDLLGDVMIAASGLALMWPTSVRPRADDLPRVWALINATSGDPLAPFAMQTGKCYHFSADGTAALAYRTKIGYAVVSGDPIGDEAQFPQLVADFAAMCHTRGWRIVVLACGERCLQLWTDPAVLGQSLRAIPIGRDVVIDVAEFEMVGRKFRNLRQAVKRTHNCGVTTEIVAEQELDDERLAELTDVVRTSPSGAHADRGFCMNLDGVLEGRYPGIQLIVARDSSGTVQGFHRYATAGGGSDITLDVPWRRRGAPNGLDERLSVDMVMAAKEAGAQRLSLAFAAFPEIFDEKHRGRMQSLFYRLIHLLDPLIALESLYRYLRKFHSAGERRYALVQLRQVLPLLYVLLSLEFMPRRRRL, encoded by the coding sequence GTGAGTAGTTCGTCGGTCGACGTCGCGCCGAAGGTGCGTCCAAGCGAGCGGGTGGTTGTCCACGTCGACTCGCTGGCCGCGCGCTGGATCGGTGCGTTAGCCCTGCTCAGCGCGGCATGCTGGCTGGTTGCCGTCATCGCGCACGATCACCGCCACCCCGATTGGCAGGCCACCGGCCGGCTGGCGTGGTCGCTGACGATCCTCGCCGCCGTGGCGCTGATCGCCCGCGGCATCTTCCTGGGCCGACCGGTCACGGCCTTGCACGCGAGTATCGCTGTCCTGGTTCTGTTTGCGGGCCTGGGCGCGCACGTGCTGTCCTTCGATTTACTCGGCGACGTGATGATTGCCGCGTCGGGGCTGGCACTGATGTGGCCCACCTCGGTGCGGCCGAGAGCCGACGACCTGCCGCGGGTATGGGCGCTGATCAACGCGACCAGCGGCGACCCGCTGGCACCGTTTGCCATGCAGACCGGCAAGTGCTACCACTTCAGCGCGGACGGCACGGCAGCGCTGGCATATCGCACCAAGATCGGGTACGCGGTGGTCAGCGGTGATCCCATCGGCGACGAGGCGCAGTTTCCTCAGTTGGTGGCCGACTTCGCGGCGATGTGTCACACCCGGGGATGGCGGATTGTGGTGCTGGCGTGCGGCGAGCGATGCCTTCAGTTGTGGACTGATCCGGCGGTGCTCGGGCAGTCGCTGCGGGCCATACCGATTGGTCGAGACGTGGTCATCGACGTCGCCGAGTTCGAAATGGTGGGGCGCAAGTTCCGCAACCTGCGTCAGGCCGTCAAGCGCACCCACAACTGTGGTGTCACCACCGAAATCGTCGCCGAGCAAGAACTCGACGACGAGCGGTTGGCCGAGTTGACCGACGTGGTGCGGACCTCACCGAGCGGTGCGCACGCCGATCGCGGGTTCTGCATGAACCTCGACGGCGTGCTGGAGGGACGCTATCCCGGAATACAGCTGATCGTCGCCCGCGATTCCTCGGGAACGGTACAGGGTTTTCACCGCTATGCCACCGCCGGAGGCGGCAGCGACATCACTCTGGACGTGCCGTGGCGACGCCGCGGAGCGCCCAACGGACTCGACGAACGGCTGTCGGTCGACATGGTTATGGCTGCGAAAGAGGCTGGCGCGCAACGATTGTCGCTAGCGTTTGCGGCGTTCCCGGAGATCTTCGACGAAAAGCACCGCGGCAGAATGCAAAGCCTCTTCTACCGGCTGATCCACCTGCTGGATCCGTTGATCGCGCTGGAGTCGTTGTACCGGTATCTGCGTAAGTTCCACTCCGCCGGCGAACGGCGCTACGCGCTGGTTCAGTTGAGGCAAGTGTTGCCGCTGCTGTACGTGCTGTTGTCGCTGGAGTTCATGCCCCGCCGACGCCGCCTGTAG
- a CDS encoding DUF4190 domain-containing protein, whose product MTDFSDRSSDTPSDRPETQPGRPEHGSPWPGAGQHTPPPYPYPPGPYPSGYPPPQPYPPYGPPRGPRNGLGTAALVLAVIALLCVWSVFGGVILGAVATVLGIVGYRRVRRGEANNGGVAIAGMVLGGIAIVVGLIFIAIWSVLWQDVGGGDYVDCLQRAGSDPALRQQCVERFREHVENKFSVTLTPRPSP is encoded by the coding sequence ATGACAGATTTCTCGGACAGATCCTCCGACACGCCGTCGGATAGGCCCGAAACCCAGCCAGGCAGACCGGAACACGGGTCGCCGTGGCCGGGCGCGGGTCAGCACACCCCGCCGCCATACCCTTATCCGCCCGGTCCCTACCCCAGCGGCTATCCCCCGCCGCAGCCGTACCCGCCTTACGGGCCGCCGCGCGGCCCCCGGAACGGGTTGGGCACCGCAGCATTGGTGCTCGCCGTCATCGCTCTGCTGTGCGTGTGGTCGGTCTTCGGCGGTGTGATCCTCGGCGCAGTGGCCACGGTGCTGGGAATCGTCGGCTATCGGCGGGTCCGGCGCGGCGAAGCCAACAACGGCGGCGTCGCGATCGCCGGCATGGTGCTGGGCGGGATAGCGATTGTGGTGGGCCTGATTTTCATCGCGATATGGTCCGTGCTGTGGCAGGACGTCGGCGGTGGTGACTACGTCGACTGCTTGCAGCGGGCCGGCTCCGATCCGGCCCTGCGGCAGCAATGCGTGGAGCGATTCCGTGAGCACGTCGAGAACAAGTTCAGCGTCACGCTCACACCGCGGCCGTCGCCATAG
- the cydC gene encoding thiol reductant ABC exporter subunit CydC gives MRTSDPLLSAYRLLGPRLPRLLLAVTLGALSLSSALALAAVSAWLITRAWQMPPVLDLSVAVVAVRALAISRGVLHYCERLATHDTALRAAGNARARIYQRLARGPVRVVARLHSGQLVTRVGADVDELADVLVRAVLPITVAAVLGVAATAVVAVISPPAALVLAVCLLAAGVLAPYLSARATTAQENVACQHLSDRNASAMIALEHAPELRVGGILPDVIAESTRQHRHWADALDAAAKPAAVAEAVPTAAIGLSVLAAVVAGIGMASSVAPTTLAILMLLPLSAFEATTALPGAAIQLTRSRIAARRLRELTQPGDAQAVTHAASPTARETPRLLAADIRTGYADGTNSVQVSVDLSPGARLALTGPSGCGKTTLLMTLAGLLPTLHSQVKVNGTPIELLSESELRRTVCFFAEDAHIFATTVRDNLLVARGDCGDDELIEALHRVGLGHWLAGLPDGLATVLTGGAQAVSAGQRRRLLLARAVISPARILLLDEPTEHLDAVDAEDLLRELLSPAGGLMTAGRTVVVATHQLPNDIRCPQLRLGHDEYADCRLSTPADVERLP, from the coding sequence ATGCGTACGTCTGACCCGCTGCTATCCGCGTACAGGCTCCTTGGGCCTCGACTTCCCCGTCTGCTGTTGGCCGTCACTCTCGGCGCGCTGTCGCTGAGCAGCGCGCTGGCACTGGCCGCGGTCTCGGCCTGGCTGATCACCCGGGCCTGGCAGATGCCGCCGGTGCTGGACCTGTCGGTGGCGGTGGTCGCGGTTCGGGCGCTGGCGATTTCCCGCGGCGTGCTGCACTACTGCGAGCGGTTGGCCACCCACGACACCGCACTGCGGGCAGCCGGAAATGCGCGCGCCCGAATCTATCAACGCTTGGCCCGTGGACCGGTGCGCGTCGTGGCGCGGCTGCACAGCGGCCAGCTGGTGACCCGGGTCGGCGCAGACGTTGACGAGCTCGCCGATGTGCTGGTGCGGGCGGTGTTGCCGATCACCGTGGCCGCAGTACTGGGAGTGGCCGCTACGGCGGTCGTCGCCGTCATCTCGCCACCGGCGGCATTGGTGCTGGCCGTGTGCCTGCTGGCAGCAGGCGTTTTGGCGCCCTACCTTTCCGCTCGAGCCACAACGGCGCAGGAGAACGTTGCCTGCCAACATCTTTCCGACCGCAACGCCTCAGCCATGATCGCGTTGGAACATGCACCCGAGCTCCGCGTCGGTGGCATTTTGCCCGATGTCATCGCCGAATCTACGCGACAACACCGTCATTGGGCAGATGCGCTCGATGCCGCGGCGAAGCCGGCCGCCGTCGCCGAGGCCGTGCCCACAGCAGCGATCGGCCTCAGCGTGCTAGCAGCCGTGGTCGCCGGTATCGGGATGGCATCTTCCGTCGCGCCCACCACCCTGGCAATCCTGATGTTGCTTCCGCTGTCGGCGTTCGAGGCGACGACAGCGCTTCCGGGCGCCGCGATCCAGCTGACCCGCTCGCGGATCGCTGCCCGTCGGCTGCGCGAGCTGACTCAGCCCGGCGATGCCCAGGCCGTCACCCACGCTGCATCGCCCACGGCCAGAGAAACACCGCGGCTGTTGGCCGCCGATATTCGCACCGGGTACGCCGATGGGACCAATTCAGTTCAGGTGAGCGTGGACTTGTCACCCGGCGCCAGGCTGGCGCTCACCGGTCCCAGCGGATGTGGCAAGACCACGCTGTTGATGACGCTCGCCGGATTGCTGCCAACCTTGCACAGTCAAGTTAAGGTGAACGGGACCCCGATAGAGCTGCTGAGTGAAAGTGAATTACGCAGGACCGTCTGCTTTTTCGCAGAAGACGCTCATATCTTCGCCACCACAGTGCGGGACAACTTGCTAGTGGCCCGCGGAGACTGCGGCGACGACGAGCTGATCGAAGCTTTACACCGTGTGGGCCTCGGGCACTGGCTGGCCGGCCTGCCTGACGGTCTCGCGACCGTGTTGACCGGAGGCGCACAAGCAGTATCAGCGGGCCAACGCAGGCGGTTGCTGTTGGCCCGCGCGGTGATCTCACCAGCCCGTATCCTGCTGCTCGACGAGCCGACCGAACACCTCGACGCCGTTGACGCCGAAGACCTTTTGCGCGAGCTGCTCTCCCCGGCCGGTGGGCTAATGACCGCCGGGCGCACCGTCGTGGTGGCAACCCACCAGCTGCCCAACGACATTCGCTGTCCGCAACTACGCCTCGGTCACGACGAGTACGCTGACTGCCGGTTGTCCACGCCGGCCGATGTGGAGCGCTTGCCATGA
- the cydD gene encoding thiol reductant ABC exporter subunit CydD has protein sequence MACGTVISGCSIASATVLAHMAAGVITDPSARSLPRWAPGFSVLLVVWTVRTLARWLQARLGQQSASSVIADLCGQVLAAVTARTPRQLAAQRDAAATVVTRALDGLRPYFTGYLPALMLAAILTPATVVVMAAYDLKSAVVALITLPLIPIFMVLIGLATTQRSAAALAAMTTLHAKLLDLIAGLPTLRALGRAAGPEQRIAELSAAHRRSAMATLRIAFLSALVLELLATLGVALVAVSIGLRLVFGQMSLAAGLTALLLAPDVYWPLRRVGAEFHAAQDGKAAADKAFALLDHPAAVPPGRRTVSARGAVIRLENLCVSGRDGNAPANLSAAIQPGQVTVLTGPNGAGKSTALQVIAGLMAPDEGRVTVAGIDICELEANRWWRQLSWLPQRPVLIPGTVAANLNLFGELLDIESACGAAGFDAVLTELPDGLQTMLGRDGVGLSLGQRQRLGLARALGSSAPLLLLDEPTAHLDSDTETIVLHSVLERARAGATVVVVAHREPVVATGDQVIHVGAERYAYV, from the coding sequence CTGGCCTGCGGCACGGTGATCTCCGGCTGCTCGATCGCATCCGCTACCGTGCTCGCCCATATGGCGGCCGGGGTCATCACGGATCCGTCCGCTCGTAGCCTGCCGCGCTGGGCGCCGGGGTTCTCCGTCCTGTTGGTGGTCTGGACGGTTCGGACACTCGCGCGCTGGCTTCAGGCCCGGCTGGGTCAACAGAGTGCGAGCTCGGTGATCGCCGACCTGTGCGGCCAGGTATTGGCCGCAGTGACGGCACGGACGCCCAGACAACTGGCGGCACAGCGCGACGCTGCCGCGACGGTCGTGACCCGCGCTTTGGACGGACTGCGGCCATACTTCACCGGATACCTGCCCGCATTGATGCTTGCCGCCATCCTGACGCCGGCCACCGTCGTGGTGATGGCTGCCTACGATCTCAAATCGGCTGTGGTCGCGCTGATCACCTTGCCGCTCATTCCGATTTTCATGGTGCTGATCGGCCTGGCGACGACGCAGCGATCTGCTGCGGCGCTGGCCGCTATGACGACGTTGCATGCCAAATTATTGGATCTGATCGCCGGGCTTCCCACGCTGCGGGCATTGGGCCGCGCCGCCGGGCCAGAGCAGCGCATCGCGGAACTTTCTGCCGCCCACCGTCGTTCGGCGATGGCGACACTGCGGATCGCGTTCCTGTCGGCTTTGGTGCTCGAGCTGCTGGCCACGCTAGGCGTCGCTTTGGTCGCTGTCAGTATCGGTCTGCGCCTGGTGTTCGGGCAAATGAGTCTGGCCGCAGGTCTGACCGCCTTGCTGCTGGCTCCCGACGTGTACTGGCCGCTGCGCCGCGTCGGCGCCGAATTCCATGCCGCCCAAGACGGCAAGGCCGCAGCCGACAAAGCTTTCGCGCTGCTCGACCACCCAGCCGCCGTCCCGCCTGGACGCCGGACCGTATCCGCGCGCGGTGCGGTGATCCGTCTCGAAAACCTCTGTGTCAGTGGCCGCGACGGCAATGCACCAGCGAATCTCAGCGCCGCGATCCAGCCGGGTCAAGTCACGGTGCTGACCGGGCCGAACGGCGCGGGCAAAAGCACCGCGCTGCAGGTCATCGCCGGTCTCATGGCGCCGGACGAGGGCCGGGTCACCGTGGCCGGAATCGACATCTGTGAACTCGAGGCCAACCGGTGGTGGCGACAGCTGTCGTGGCTGCCGCAACGCCCGGTGCTGATCCCGGGAACTGTTGCCGCCAACCTGAATCTGTTCGGTGAGCTGCTCGACATTGAATCAGCCTGCGGCGCCGCGGGATTCGACGCTGTCTTGACCGAGCTACCGGACGGGTTGCAGACCATGCTGGGACGTGACGGGGTCGGATTGTCACTGGGACAACGTCAGCGCCTCGGCCTGGCTCGTGCGCTGGGCTCATCGGCACCGCTGCTGCTGTTAGACGAGCCGACCGCCCACCTCGACAGCGACACCGAGACCATCGTGCTGCATTCGGTCCTCGAACGTGCGCGAGCGGGAGCCACCGTGGTGGTCGTCGCTCATCGCGAACCGGTTGTCGCGACCGGTGATCAGGTCATCCACGTGGGTGCGGAGCGCTATGCGTACGTCTGA
- the cydB gene encoding cytochrome d ubiquinol oxidase subunit II gives MAFNQLWFGVLAALFLGFFLLEGFDFGVGMLMEPLARVGTGDRETHRRAALNTIGPVWDGNEVWLITAGAAMFASFPAWYATVFSALYLPLLAILFGMIVRAVAIEWRGKVDATKWRGWADSGIAAGSWLPALLWGVAFAALVRGLPVTADHRVHLSISDVLNTYTVLGGLATCGLFLLYGAIFLALKTSGAIRDDAQRFARWLSAPVTALVAGFGGWTQLAHGKNWTWTVLAVAVVAQLAAVALVWRRSSEGWAFACSAVVVAAVVVLLFGALYPNLVPSTLNPAWSVTIENGSSTPYTLKVMTWAAAVFAPLAMVYQGWTYWVFRQRISADRIPPSTGLARRAS, from the coding sequence ATGGCATTCAACCAATTGTGGTTCGGTGTCCTGGCCGCGCTGTTCCTAGGCTTTTTCCTCTTGGAAGGCTTCGACTTCGGCGTAGGCATGCTGATGGAGCCGCTTGCCCGTGTCGGCACGGGTGACCGCGAGACGCATCGCCGCGCCGCGCTCAACACCATCGGTCCGGTTTGGGACGGTAACGAGGTCTGGCTGATCACTGCCGGCGCGGCGATGTTCGCGTCGTTTCCTGCCTGGTACGCCACGGTGTTCTCCGCGTTGTACCTGCCGCTGCTGGCAATCCTGTTCGGGATGATCGTGCGGGCGGTCGCCATCGAGTGGCGGGGCAAGGTCGACGCCACCAAATGGCGGGGCTGGGCTGACTCCGGGATCGCCGCCGGCTCATGGCTTCCGGCGCTGCTGTGGGGGGTGGCGTTCGCCGCACTAGTCCGCGGGCTGCCGGTGACTGCCGATCACCGGGTTCACCTGTCGATCAGCGACGTGCTCAATACCTACACCGTGCTGGGCGGCCTGGCTACCTGCGGGCTGTTCTTGCTCTACGGCGCAATATTCCTCGCGCTCAAGACATCTGGGGCGATTCGCGACGATGCGCAGCGATTCGCCCGGTGGTTGTCGGCGCCGGTGACGGCCTTGGTCGCCGGCTTCGGGGGTTGGACGCAGCTGGCACACGGCAAGAACTGGACCTGGACGGTCCTTGCAGTCGCGGTGGTGGCGCAGTTGGCGGCAGTGGCGTTGGTGTGGCGTCGAAGCTCTGAGGGCTGGGCGTTCGCTTGTTCGGCCGTGGTGGTCGCGGCCGTGGTGGTGTTGTTGTTCGGTGCGCTGTACCCGAACCTGGTGCCCTCCACCCTGAACCCGGCGTGGAGCGTCACCATCGAGAACGGATCGTCCACGCCCTACACGCTGAAGGTCATGACGTGGGCAGCGGCGGTGTTCGCACCATTGGCGATGGTGTATCAGGGCTGGACGTATTGGGTGTTCCGGCAGCGTATCTCGGCCGACCGGATACCGCCGTCGACCGGATTGGCGAGGCGGGCATCCTGA
- a CDS encoding cytochrome ubiquinol oxidase subunit I, with protein sequence MDVVDISRWQFGITTVYHFIFVPLTIGLAPLVAVMQTVWVLTDNVAWYRLTKFFGKLFLINFALGVATGIVQEFQFGMNWSEYSRFVGDVFGAPLAMEGLAAFFFESTFIGLWIFGWSRLPRLVHLACIWVVAIAVNVSAFFIIAANSFMQHPVGAHYNPSTRRAELHSIFALLTNNTAQQAFSHVVTGSILTAGTFVAAVCAWWMVRSRAGTAAGSGMDPQEAETDARTMYRPATMLGCWVALVASVVLFFTGDAQGKLMFHQQPMKMASAESLCDTQTDPHFSILTVGRQNNCDSLTRVIEVPYVLPVLAEGRISDVRLQGVRDLQRDYQHRFGPGDYRPNLFVTYWSFRAMIGLLAIPVLFALVALWLTRRGRIPGQRWFSWLALLTIPAPFLANSAGWIFTEMGRQPWVVVPNPTGDQQVRLTVAQGVSDHAIAMVVTSLVTFTAVYAVLAVIWFWLLKRYVIEGPQEHDAEPAAPAAPGGDEVAPLSFAY encoded by the coding sequence ATGGACGTCGTCGACATTTCCCGGTGGCAGTTCGGTATCACCACCGTCTACCACTTCATCTTCGTGCCACTCACCATTGGCCTGGCGCCGCTGGTGGCTGTCATGCAGACGGTGTGGGTGCTCACCGACAACGTCGCGTGGTATCGGCTCACGAAGTTCTTCGGCAAACTCTTCCTGATCAATTTCGCGCTCGGGGTGGCCACCGGGATCGTCCAGGAATTCCAGTTCGGCATGAACTGGAGCGAATATTCCCGGTTTGTCGGCGACGTGTTCGGCGCACCGCTGGCCATGGAGGGCTTGGCCGCGTTCTTCTTCGAGTCCACGTTTATCGGCTTGTGGATCTTCGGCTGGAGTCGGCTGCCGCGGCTGGTGCACCTGGCCTGCATCTGGGTTGTGGCGATAGCGGTCAACGTGTCGGCGTTCTTCATCATCGCCGCAAACTCGTTCATGCAGCACCCGGTCGGGGCACACTACAATCCCTCGACGCGCCGCGCGGAGTTGCACAGCATCTTCGCCTTGCTCACCAATAACACGGCGCAGCAGGCGTTTTCACATGTCGTCACCGGGTCCATTTTGACCGCGGGAACTTTCGTCGCCGCGGTGTGCGCGTGGTGGATGGTCCGGTCGCGCGCGGGTACTGCCGCGGGATCGGGCATGGATCCGCAGGAAGCAGAAACCGACGCGCGCACGATGTACCGGCCGGCCACCATGCTGGGCTGCTGGGTTGCGCTAGTTGCATCGGTGGTGCTGTTTTTCACCGGCGATGCACAGGGCAAGCTGATGTTTCATCAGCAGCCGATGAAAATGGCGTCGGCCGAATCTTTGTGCGATACCCAGACCGATCCTCACTTCTCCATCCTGACCGTCGGACGGCAGAACAACTGCGACAGCCTCACCCGGGTGATCGAAGTGCCATACGTCCTGCCGGTGTTGGCCGAAGGCCGGATCAGCGACGTGCGGCTGCAAGGAGTGCGCGACCTTCAGCGCGACTACCAACACCGGTTCGGCCCAGGCGATTACCGGCCCAATCTGTTCGTCACCTATTGGTCGTTTCGGGCCATGATCGGGTTGCTCGCGATTCCGGTGTTGTTCGCGCTGGTCGCCTTGTGGCTCACCCGCCGCGGGCGCATCCCCGGCCAGCGGTGGTTTTCCTGGCTCGCACTCTTGACCATTCCCGCACCGTTCCTGGCTAACAGCGCTGGCTGGATCTTCACCGAAATGGGCCGCCAGCCTTGGGTTGTCGTCCCCAACCCGACCGGCGACCAGCAGGTCCGGCTCACCGTCGCGCAGGGTGTGTCCGACCACGCCATCGCTATGGTTGTCACCTCGCTGGTCACCTTCACCGCGGTATACGCCGTACTGGCCGTCATCTGGTTCTGGTTGCTCAAGCGCTACGTCATCGAGGGTCCGCAGGAGCACGACGCCGAACCGGCTGCTCCCGCAGCGCCCGGTGGGGATGAGGTGGCACCACTGTCATTCGCGTACTGA
- a CDS encoding HdeD family acid-resistance protein, with protein sequence MEPTVAPSLLPHLWKSTLVSGILALALGVLVLVWPGKTILVAAIVFGAYLLITGIAQVIFAFSLHVSAGGRVLLFISGAASLVLAVLAFRHFGNDPLVAILLLAIWIGVGFIFRGVATATSAISDPSLPGRGWAIFLGVVSLLAGIVVIASPFESIWILTLVVGIWLVVIGVFEIASSFGIRSASKALGKAWSGRTGTSEPTAGP encoded by the coding sequence ATGGAACCGACTGTTGCCCCAAGCCTATTGCCGCATCTTTGGAAATCGACGCTGGTATCCGGGATCCTGGCGCTGGCCCTTGGCGTCCTGGTATTGGTCTGGCCCGGCAAAACCATCCTGGTCGCCGCCATTGTCTTTGGCGCCTATCTATTGATCACCGGCATCGCGCAGGTGATCTTCGCCTTCAGTCTGCATGTGTCCGCCGGGGGCCGAGTGCTGTTGTTCATCAGCGGTGCCGCGTCGCTGGTGCTGGCTGTTCTGGCCTTCCGACACTTCGGCAACGACCCCTTGGTCGCAATCCTGTTGTTGGCGATCTGGATTGGCGTCGGCTTTATCTTCCGCGGTGTGGCAACGGCGACCTCGGCCATCAGCGATCCCAGCCTTCCCGGCCGCGGCTGGGCGATCTTCCTCGGCGTCGTCAGCTTGCTGGCGGGCATCGTCGTTATTGCTTCGCCGTTCGAATCGATCTGGATACTGACGCTCGTCGTGGGCATCTGGCTCGTGGTCATCGGCGTGTTCGAGATCGCGTCGTCGTTCGGCATTCGCAGTGCATCCAAAGCGCTGGGCAAAGCCTGGTCGGGCAGAACGGGGACCAGCGAGCCGACGGCTGGTCCGTGA
- a CDS encoding adenylate/guanylate cyclase domain-containing protein, with protein sequence MAAKRKRAAQPGTADSSRTPCCVEAVREQTRARNQHYADSASRRRRVLNINATMAVLVCASYAVLGLAVGHPVWRTQLVNLLAAAVFATVPLLHRFGELVAPLTFICTAYVSIFVICWNVGTGSGLQFFFLVTACLVVLQLGIEHIALAATLATVAAGLVIALEFLVPRNTGLQPDWAQSLGFVIAAVSACLMVVVTMWYALREIARAEAVMEVEYDRSEALLANIMPASVAARLKDPERNVIADKYDEASVLFADIAGFTERASATAPTELIEFLDRLYTEFDALVDKHGLEKIKVSGDSYMVVSGVPWPRHDHVHALADLALGMADAAADLKDPHGRALPLRIGLATGPVVAGVVGSRRFFYDVWGDAVNVASRMESTDPEGRIQVPQDVYERLKDDFVLEERGDIEVKGKGVMHTWYLVGRKPGARSSSLRSDVTQTASV encoded by the coding sequence GTGGCGGCTAAGAGGAAACGTGCCGCACAGCCTGGGACGGCCGACTCGTCGCGAACACCGTGCTGCGTCGAAGCAGTGCGGGAGCAGACACGCGCGCGCAACCAGCACTATGCCGACAGCGCCTCGCGGCGGCGCCGGGTGCTCAACATCAACGCCACGATGGCGGTACTGGTGTGCGCAAGCTATGCCGTTCTCGGCCTTGCAGTGGGGCACCCAGTTTGGCGGACCCAACTGGTCAACCTCCTCGCCGCTGCGGTTTTCGCCACGGTTCCGTTACTGCACCGCTTCGGGGAACTTGTTGCGCCGCTTACCTTTATCTGCACCGCATATGTTTCGATCTTCGTCATCTGCTGGAACGTCGGCACCGGCTCGGGACTGCAGTTCTTCTTCCTAGTCACGGCTTGCCTGGTGGTGTTGCAACTCGGCATCGAACACATCGCACTGGCGGCAACCCTGGCCACCGTCGCCGCTGGCTTGGTGATCGCGTTGGAGTTTCTCGTCCCACGCAACACCGGGCTACAGCCGGACTGGGCACAGTCGCTGGGCTTCGTGATCGCCGCTGTCTCGGCATGCCTGATGGTGGTGGTGACGATGTGGTACGCGCTGCGGGAAATCGCCCGCGCCGAAGCGGTCATGGAAGTCGAATACGACCGATCCGAAGCGCTTTTGGCCAACATCATGCCGGCCAGCGTCGCGGCTCGGCTCAAAGATCCGGAGCGCAACGTCATTGCCGACAAATACGACGAGGCCTCGGTTCTGTTTGCCGACATCGCCGGGTTCACCGAACGGGCCAGCGCCACCGCCCCAACCGAACTGATCGAGTTCTTGGACCGGCTCTACACCGAATTCGACGCGCTGGTCGACAAGCATGGGCTGGAGAAAATCAAAGTCAGCGGCGACTCGTACATGGTGGTCAGCGGAGTGCCCTGGCCCCGGCATGATCACGTGCACGCTTTGGCGGACCTCGCGCTGGGCATGGCCGACGCTGCAGCCGACCTCAAAGACCCGCACGGCCGTGCGCTACCGCTGCGCATCGGGTTGGCCACCGGGCCGGTCGTCGCGGGAGTGGTCGGGTCGCGCCGCTTCTTCTACGACGTGTGGGGTGACGCCGTCAATGTCGCGTCGCGGATGGAGTCAACCGATCCCGAGGGCCGAATTCAGGTGCCTCAAGACGTCTACGAACGCCTGAAAGACGACTTCGTGCTCGAGGAACGAGGTGACATCGAAGTCAAGGGCAAAGGAGTCATGCACACCTGGTATCTCGTCGGCCGCAAGCCGGGTGCACGCTCCAGTAGCCTGCGCAGCGACGTAACGCAGACCGCCAGCGTCTGA
- a CDS encoding DUF488 domain-containing protein — MLFTIGHGAKTAEQLTTALRQHDIDLLVDVRSFPGSRRNPDVSKQTMPRWLKDAGIGYRHEPGLGGRRKPPAHPLPSDQWWENQAFANYAAHTRTTEFRTAYERLLHEAESCNVAIMCGEPVWWRCHRRMIADLATRDGHTVQHIMPNGSLSEHRISEWLAGEQPATS; from the coding sequence ATGCTGTTCACCATCGGCCACGGCGCGAAAACCGCCGAGCAACTCACCACCGCGCTTCGCCAACATGACATCGACCTGCTGGTCGACGTCCGAAGCTTCCCCGGCTCGCGGCGCAACCCCGACGTGTCGAAACAAACCATGCCGAGGTGGCTAAAAGATGCCGGCATCGGCTACCGGCACGAACCCGGGCTCGGTGGACGGCGCAAGCCGCCAGCCCATCCCCTGCCAAGCGACCAATGGTGGGAGAACCAGGCGTTCGCCAACTACGCCGCTCACACCCGCACAACGGAATTTCGCACGGCGTACGAACGGTTGCTGCACGAAGCGGAATCCTGCAACGTCGCGATCATGTGCGGCGAACCGGTGTGGTGGCGTTGCCACCGGCGCATGATCGCCGACTTGGCTACCCGCGACGGACACACGGTGCAGCACATCATGCCCAATGGATCACTGTCAGAGCACCGCATATCCGAATGGCTCGCCGGCGAGCAGCCGGCCACTTCGTGA